One Cololabis saira isolate AMF1-May2022 chromosome 12, fColSai1.1, whole genome shotgun sequence DNA window includes the following coding sequences:
- the nmnat1 gene encoding nicotinamide/nicotinic acid mononucleotide adenylyltransferase 1 isoform X1 — MLQILVKASEVCAMENQNLSKVVLLACGSFNPITNMHLRMFELARDHLEDAGHYSVVKGIISPVGDAYKKKGLIEACHRVEMARLATESSDWITVDAWESLQPEWQETAKVVRHHYEDLLAAEHNIDDVDTEKYTKKRRMEESYIEDSVHLKRRDGLQLMLLCGADVLESFGVPNLWKQEDIAEIVGRYGLVCVTRSGSDPHRFIQQSDLLWKYRKNIHVVYEWVTNDISATHVRRALRRGRSVRYLLPETIVHYIREHNLYSAESEQKNTDVVLAPLQRYTGASTS, encoded by the exons ATGCTTCAAATATT AGTGAAAGCATCTGAAGTATGTGCCATGGAGAATCAGAACTTATCCAAAGTGGTCCTTCTGGCTTGTGGGTCCTTCAACCCCATTACCAACATGCACCTGAGGATGTTTGAACTGGCCCGTGATCATCTAGAAGACGCAG GTCACTATAGCGTGGTGAAAGGAATCATATCTCCGGTGGGCGACGCTTATAAGAAAAAGGGTTTGATTGAGGCCTGTCACCGAGTGGAGATGGCCAGACTGGCCACAGAAAGCTCAGACTGGATTACAGTAGATGCCTGGGAGAGCTTGCAGCCAGAGTGGCAGGAAACAGCTAAAGTTGTCCG GCATCACTATGAGGACCTGCTTGCAGCAGAGCATAATATTGATGATGTGGATACAGAGAAGTACACAAAAAAGAGACGCATGGAAGAGAGTTATATTGAAGATTCTGTTCATCTCAAACGAAGAG ATGGCCTTCAGCTGATGCTGCTGTGTGGGGCTGACGTCCTGGAATCCTTTGGGGTTCCAAATCTATGGAAGCAGGAGGATATTGCAGAGATTGTCGGCCGGTACGGTTTGGTTTGCGTCACCCGGAGTGGCAGTGACCCACACAGGTTTATCCAGCAGTCAGACCTGCTTTGGAAGTATCGCAAGAACATCCACGTGGTCTACGAATGGGTGACCAACGACATCTCTGCCACTCATGTGCGCCGGGCCCTGCGTCGAGGTCGGAGCGTCAGATATCTGCTCCCAGAGACCATCGTCCACTACATTCGAGAACACAATCTCTACAGTGCTGAGAGCGAGCAGAAGAACACTGATGTGGTCCTCGCACCCTTACAGAGATACACAGGTGCCTCCACTAGCTGA
- the nmnat1 gene encoding nicotinamide/nicotinic acid mononucleotide adenylyltransferase 1 isoform X2 → MENQNLSKVVLLACGSFNPITNMHLRMFELARDHLEDAGHYSVVKGIISPVGDAYKKKGLIEACHRVEMARLATESSDWITVDAWESLQPEWQETAKVVRHHYEDLLAAEHNIDDVDTEKYTKKRRMEESYIEDSVHLKRRDGLQLMLLCGADVLESFGVPNLWKQEDIAEIVGRYGLVCVTRSGSDPHRFIQQSDLLWKYRKNIHVVYEWVTNDISATHVRRALRRGRSVRYLLPETIVHYIREHNLYSAESEQKNTDVVLAPLQRYTGASTS, encoded by the exons ATGGAGAATCAGAACTTATCCAAAGTGGTCCTTCTGGCTTGTGGGTCCTTCAACCCCATTACCAACATGCACCTGAGGATGTTTGAACTGGCCCGTGATCATCTAGAAGACGCAG GTCACTATAGCGTGGTGAAAGGAATCATATCTCCGGTGGGCGACGCTTATAAGAAAAAGGGTTTGATTGAGGCCTGTCACCGAGTGGAGATGGCCAGACTGGCCACAGAAAGCTCAGACTGGATTACAGTAGATGCCTGGGAGAGCTTGCAGCCAGAGTGGCAGGAAACAGCTAAAGTTGTCCG GCATCACTATGAGGACCTGCTTGCAGCAGAGCATAATATTGATGATGTGGATACAGAGAAGTACACAAAAAAGAGACGCATGGAAGAGAGTTATATTGAAGATTCTGTTCATCTCAAACGAAGAG ATGGCCTTCAGCTGATGCTGCTGTGTGGGGCTGACGTCCTGGAATCCTTTGGGGTTCCAAATCTATGGAAGCAGGAGGATATTGCAGAGATTGTCGGCCGGTACGGTTTGGTTTGCGTCACCCGGAGTGGCAGTGACCCACACAGGTTTATCCAGCAGTCAGACCTGCTTTGGAAGTATCGCAAGAACATCCACGTGGTCTACGAATGGGTGACCAACGACATCTCTGCCACTCATGTGCGCCGGGCCCTGCGTCGAGGTCGGAGCGTCAGATATCTGCTCCCAGAGACCATCGTCCACTACATTCGAGAACACAATCTCTACAGTGCTGAGAGCGAGCAGAAGAACACTGATGTGGTCCTCGCACCCTTACAGAGATACACAGGTGCCTCCACTAGCTGA
- the rbp7a gene encoding retinoid-binding protein 7a encodes MPASICGNWDMISSVNFESYMIALGISLYTRKIALKLKMRKVIEQQGDQYVIKTTSAFRNYAISFKLDQEFEEFTQGLDNRHVKSLVTWEGNKLVSTQIGEKKNRGWTHWIEDEKLHLELYCEGEVCKQVFKKNISE; translated from the exons ATGCCTGCCAGCATCTGTGGCAACTGGGACATGATCAGCAGTGTCAACTTTGAAAGCTACATGATTGCACTTG GTATCAGCCTCTACACACGAAAGATTGCTCTGAAGCTGAAGATGAGGAAGGTGATCGAACAGCAAGGGGACCAGTACGTCATCAAAACCACCAGCGCCTTTAGAAACTATGCCATCTCCTTCAAACTGGACCAAGAGTTTGAAGAGTTCACCCAGGGACTGGACAACAGACACGTAAAA TCGCTGGTGACATGGGAGGGGAATAAACTAGTGTCCACACAAATTGGGGAGAAGAAGAACCGGGGCTGGACTCATTGGATTGAAGATGAGAAGCTCCACCTG GAGCTGTATTGTGAGGGAGAAGTGTGCAAGCAGGTGTTCAAGAAGAACATTAGTGAgtga